In the genome of Bremerella sp. JC817, one region contains:
- a CDS encoding sodium:proton antiporter yields the protein MSFFNIAGILVALVAGFAYINHRLLKLPTTVGLMLLAMLHAVVLLLIDWVAPEVGALAAAETLVGSIDFDQTLMEGMLGYLLFAGALHVDLNDLRKQSAAIALLATVGVLATTFIVGGLTYFITGWLGIEVRFIYCLIFGAIVAPTDPIAVLGIVKSLGAPKPLETKIAGESLFNDGVGVVVFIALLGIAGLGQHGDSYEVSDNHHEPSHVAALTEDGAGEQPGADSDPPNDTPDVTSDAEEHESEPSHDAEGLHEKSETTVMDVVKLFALEAGGGLALGLVLGMVAFLLLRTIDHYATEILLSLAVVTGGYALAMTLHLSGPLAMVVAGLILGNHGRTLAMSDKTREHLDTFWELVDELLNAVLFVLIGLEVLVLSFQVPYLLAGALAIPAALLARFLSVGIVLNGLKKVTGREFTPHAIKVLTWGGLRGGISVALALSLKEEIHAQQSQYDNIGELVLTMTYVVVAFSILVGGLTMGPMLRRLGLAGQGEADTH from the coding sequence ATGAGCTTCTTCAATATCGCCGGCATCCTGGTGGCCCTTGTAGCGGGCTTTGCGTACATCAATCACAGACTGCTCAAGCTACCCACAACGGTAGGCTTGATGTTGTTGGCCATGCTGCACGCGGTGGTCCTGCTGTTGATTGATTGGGTCGCACCCGAGGTGGGCGCTCTGGCCGCTGCCGAGACGCTCGTCGGTTCGATCGACTTCGACCAGACGCTAATGGAAGGGATGCTCGGCTACCTGCTATTTGCCGGGGCGTTGCACGTCGATCTCAATGACCTTCGAAAACAGTCTGCGGCGATCGCTTTGCTGGCGACCGTCGGCGTCCTCGCGACCACGTTCATCGTCGGTGGGCTCACGTATTTCATCACCGGCTGGCTCGGTATCGAAGTCCGCTTTATCTATTGCCTGATCTTCGGGGCGATTGTCGCGCCAACCGACCCGATCGCCGTCTTGGGGATCGTGAAGAGTCTCGGCGCCCCCAAGCCGCTAGAGACGAAGATCGCAGGCGAATCGCTGTTTAACGATGGCGTGGGTGTGGTGGTGTTCATCGCGCTTCTCGGGATTGCAGGGCTGGGGCAGCATGGTGATTCGTATGAAGTCTCCGACAACCACCACGAGCCGAGTCACGTCGCTGCCCTGACAGAAGATGGTGCAGGCGAACAACCTGGCGCCGATAGCGATCCGCCAAACGACACGCCTGATGTAACATCGGATGCAGAAGAACATGAAAGCGAACCTTCGCACGATGCTGAAGGCCTCCACGAGAAGTCGGAGACAACCGTCATGGATGTCGTCAAGCTCTTTGCCCTGGAAGCAGGGGGCGGACTTGCACTCGGCCTCGTGTTGGGGATGGTGGCGTTCTTACTGCTACGAACCATCGATCATTACGCGACTGAGATTTTGCTATCGCTGGCGGTCGTGACCGGCGGGTATGCCTTGGCCATGACGCTGCACTTGTCGGGGCCATTGGCAATGGTCGTCGCAGGTCTAATCCTGGGGAACCATGGCCGAACGCTGGCGATGTCCGACAAGACCCGCGAGCACCTGGACACGTTTTGGGAATTGGTGGATGAACTGCTGAACGCGGTGCTGTTCGTGCTGATCGGGCTAGAGGTGTTGGTGCTCTCGTTTCAGGTGCCGTATCTGCTGGCCGGGGCCCTGGCGATTCCCGCCGCGCTGCTGGCGAGGTTTCTTTCTGTCGGCATCGTGTTGAACGGCTTGAAGAAGGTGACCGGCCGAGAGTTCACGCCGCACGCGATCAAGGTCCTGACTTGGGGCGGCCTGCGCGGTGGGATCAGTGTGGCACTCGCGCTATCGCTCAAGGAAGAGATCCATGCCCAGCAATCGCAGTACGACAACATCGGCGAACTCGTCCTGACAATGACCTACGTCGTCGTCGCCTTCTCCATCCTCGTCGGCGGCCTGACCATGGGGCCGATGCTCCGCCGACTTGGGCTCGCAGGCCAAGGCGAAGCAGACACCCACTAA
- a CDS encoding transposase, whose amino-acid sequence MDDQWNAIRDFFPAQFSRRSGRPWADHRRIVNAIQWILHTGRPWRSLPANFGSWQTAYNRFRRWLNNDLWDEVYAVLLHQADACGNVVRSLWCVDAAGIRAHR is encoded by the coding sequence ATGGATGACCAGTGGAATGCAATCCGGGATTTCTTTCCGGCTCAGTTTTCGAGGCGGTCAGGCAGGCCGTGGGCCGACCATCGGCGTATTGTGAATGCGATTCAGTGGATCTTGCACACGGGCCGTCCGTGGCGAAGCTTGCCGGCGAATTTCGGCAGTTGGCAGACCGCCTACAATCGTTTCCGACGCTGGCTCAACAACGATTTGTGGGACGAAGTTTACGCGGTATTGCTACATCAGGCGGATGCCTGCGGGAATGTCGTTCGCTCGCTGTGGTGCGTTGACGCAGCGGGGATTCGAGCTCATCGCTGA